A stretch of DNA from Hirundo rustica isolate bHirRus1 chromosome 1, bHirRus1.pri.v3, whole genome shotgun sequence:
TGAGCCTTTGCATGAAATaactcctgccctgctgtgccacacTCTTCCTCTCAGCCACACGGGAATTCTCCAGGGGAGATAAGCATGGTGTGTAGGCTTGCCTCTGGCCAACTTCCTTCCCTTTCAAAAAAGCACAGTTGTCATTGTCTTCCAGTAAAAGGCCATGAAACAAGATGGCAATTACAGGCAGAAGAACCATTCCTATTTACAAGAGCTTGAATGAGTCACTGGAGTTTGATAACTGATCAAGGAAACACAGTGAAAGCCGCTGTCTGAAGAACAAAATATGGTGTGCCCTTGCTGCCTATTCCTGTTTCCACCACACCAAGGCAAGGAAATTATGAGGACAGTTTagttaggttggaaaagatgcTGAGAGGAGGAGAATGGTAGTTATGTCTTTTTCATGGAGAATGTAATATCCCATTTGCACAAAGCAAAGTTGGTCACCATCAGAACTGAATGCTTCAGTTTTCTGGCTTGGGCTTAAGTGCCAGCTACCATATTTCCCATAGGAGATGAAATAAAAGATGTTGAGTTAATTTAAGAATATCTAAGATTCTTCTTTTAATGGCAAATTCAGATTAGTATTCCTCTCTCTATTCCACAAACATCCTGAGCAGCCTAGATGCTGTAAGACTGAGGCCTGCATCCAAGGTGCCCTGTTTAGAACTGTACTGATCTGGATTTTCAGTTTAGCATCCCAGTGGACAAGGTCAGGTGTGAACCCGAACTTTTGAAAAGTTCAGGTGTGTTTTAAttttgggttacattccagaaAACATCGACAGTAGTACCAATCATTGAAGATGTCCATAATATGAGTGCTCCATGTGTGCCATCCCAAATGGCAGACCTTCTCTCAAGAGGCAACCTATTTAAAAACCCTGCCAAAAGTTGTAGGCTGATGTATTGTCAGTGAACAGTCTTGATTTAAATGCTGCCTGACTGTGCAGGTTTTGACTTTCCTCTTTTGCCTAGGTTCCTTTTGATGATGGGAGTTCTGTTCTGTTGTGGAGCCGGTTTCTTTATCCGAAGGCGGATGTACCCTCCTCCATTAGTAGAAGAGCCTACTTTTAACGTGTCTTACACCCGACAACCAGTCAACACTGCATCAGGTCAGAGACTGCTCATAGGAGTTTCACTGCTTTCTTACTTTGGCCAAGGCACTAAAGAAGGGTGGGGTCTGAGCTTTTGTTTCGTTGGTTTTTGGAGACTGGGGACAGCGCTGCTCTAAAACATGCAGCCACCTCCTGCAGTGAGTGATGTCTTCAGCCTTTCCAACAGCATAATTAAGCTGCAGTGTACGGAAGTGGTTTTGAAACACATGGGATGACAGAACTTTCAGTTCTGGTTTGGGTCCTAATACCTTTACAGGTGTGTGTCCATGCATGGAAGGAGGCTAGCAAGCTCTCCCTTTGCAGCGTAGACAAAATGATAGGTGTCCAAATTCAACAGTCACAGGAAGAAAGCGTTTTAAATACGATTGATAACATCTGGCAGAGGTGAAGGAAAGCCTAGCATTTTCTTCCACAATCTACCCATCTTGCAAGTATTTTGGATTTGCCTTCAATGTTCCGTGCTGCAGTCTTTCTGTGACAAAAGTGGTCTTTTTCCCCTTGTTAGTCTGATTGCTGTCTCTCTGGTCAGTAATAACTGTGAGCATCAGGAGAACCTACCTAGTGAGGACTCCTCTGGCAAAATTAGTTTCTAAGTTTGTAATTTCTTCCACTCTGGTACCTAGCTCCAGCTGGGAACTCTCCTAGGCGTAAATGATTAAGAAGATGTTACAGACACAAACTGACACTTGAGTCACCTTCCTTGTTTAAATCCTAAGGTTTTTGTTTGGGCTCCCATTCTgcatcttttcttctccttgacTAATTAGAGAGTATTTTTCAGATGGCGGGGAGCCAATCCAACTGGACTAATATTTTTAAGCCTGAAAAATAGCCTTGAGTTTATGTAAACAGGGAGTGTCTTTGTCTAGATTGATAAACAAAAGATTTAAATTTAGAGCACGGTTTTACTCTTTCATGCTGCTTCATGGAACATAAATTGTGGgcaaatataaaataagcaCAAGCTCTGGTGACCTGATTATGGCATTCGCTTCCAGGCTCTTATTACTGTTACTTAAAAGCTTTGGCCTCTGAACTAACCCcaccatttattttattttttagtttttctacTAGAAAATAGAAATTTCTAGACTAGTTCTAGAAACATTTAACAGCAAAAGCCGTGAGTAGTCAAGCAAGTCCCCATTCTCCACTAGTTATCCTTCTAGGTTTGGTACCAGTAGCCAGTTCACTGTTGAGATGGAGCCCCCAAAATGTGGCTCATTGCCTGCATCCCTCTTTCCCTGCAGAGATAGCAGCAACATCTTCTGCCATTCCAGCAGCACCTGTTGGGATTGCTTTTCTGGGAGCCTGACTGGGAGAATGGAAGGGGAAGATCCCTTAGAAGCTGTGTCATTATAGGAAACAGACTGGCACCAAAAGAAGCAAACCTGTTGCTCAGCCATGACTTTTTTCCCAGTCCATCTTTATTTAaacagacagagagaaaaagactaaCTTACTTATTGAGATAGTCTATGACTTCAGTTGCATTAAGTCATCTTCCACCACCCACTGTGATGCCTGAGGAGGGTTACACACTAGCTTTGTTCTTACGGCAGCAATCTCTGTTACTCCTTTATGTGTCATAGCCAAGGAATTTTGCGTTTGGCCatacatttcctttccttgtccCTGCAGGCTCTGACATCACTTCCTAAATTGAATTTATGCAAAGCAATCTTGTCCCATTGTGTTAGCCAGCAGTAACTGACTATATCTTGGCTCTTAGCTTCGTGCAGGTTCACCTCTAAACTGTGTCATGCCTAGGAGGGAAATTACCAGTCTGAGCTTCACTCTGGTTTATCAGCAGATCCAGGACACCACAAAATAATCTCTGAAGTCCTTTTGTAAGACTTGCTACCTGAGTCAGGGCCACAGTAGAGACTCCTTTGTCCATCTGGGATCCCAcacctttcctttctgcagatagaaaagcttttctgtcaGAGCAAGTGGACAGAGCTCTGTTTCCCTTTCAAATGGTAGTTGCTTGGGGCAGTGGTGCCCTTTGTTTCACTAAGAGGTTTCCAGTGGatgcaaaactgaaaatttttggTGGTATCTGAAGAGGTGAATGCAGTCCTGCCAGCCTGGGTTTTTCTGGAAGGGAGAAAGATACTCCTTGTCTTTGCTCTGATGAGCACTTTGAAAAACCTTGTCTGAGTATGGAAGCACAGGCCCTGGGAGAGCACAACCTGATGCCTCTACTGTTGCTCAtaccttttctctcctttttctttcagggtCACAACAACCTGGAGTGCCGTATTACACAGATCCAGGTGGACCTGTGATGAATCCCATGGCTATGGCTTTCCACGTCCAGCCCAATTCCCCACAAGGAAACCCGGTTTACCCACCCCCACCTTCCTATTGCAACACACCACCTCCCCCCTATGAGCAGGTGGTGAAATCCTCCACGTGAGGACTTTGGCTCTCTGACCTGACTGTGTGAGAAGATGGTGCAATTGCAAAATTACCAAGATGAGGGGCACCTGCCCTTCTGAACACTTGCTAGTCCTCCAagtcctctctccttcccttccctgcacctttCCTCATTAAAGTTACTTGCAAaggggtgtttttttaattttttttttttttttttaagtagaagtggattttttctttgtctttgaaATGAGAGAAGCTGTCTTTGTAATGCTTTTAATGGAAACCTATATTTAAAACCTGTATGtctttctctttatttgttGTTCGTTTCAATCAAGGTCCTAATTGTGTCGTGGCAGGTTACTGATAGCAGTTCTTGCAACCCCAGAGCGATGTGCAACCTCCTAAGACCCCACAGCAGAAATTCCCTCAGCtaagagaaacagcagagagaGCATAGAGGTAGaagcagcagggcagtgattttGCCAGAAATTATGACTACCATCTTTCGcttttatgattttcttttacagtttAGTCCTGATATATAACAGAAAGATGCTCTGATTAAAGCTGTGACTAGAGTAGCAGTATTGGTTGAGTTGTGGCAGGGGCTCTGCCAAGTGCCCTAGAAAAGAGGGAGTTGTTACTTTAAATGATGCATCCAAAATTAAGGACTGGGACTTGAGAGTTTCTTGTCCATCACCTGGACTTTGCCTGTGTGATCGGCATCTTGGTTTCCCTTGTTGTAGGAAAGTGCTGAGATTGTGTGAAACAGACAATGACCAACAGATATTAGCGTGAGAGGAAGGTATTACAACCTCAGAGCTGTTTGTGCCTCTTGACAGAACAGttagaaacactgaaatacaTAAGTTATTTTCCCtaaattggaaaatatttacagtaagAAGGGATGGGAGCATAGCTACAAGTTTACTCCCATTGGTGTAAGTGGTGGGAGTTCAGTCCCTGAGAAATAGTATCTTTCATTATAGTCTTATTGCTGCTACAAAGAGTACCCAAGAGAAGCTGTCATCTTAGGTGACAGATCTGTAAATCTACTCTCCTCTCTAGgtcagaaaaataataactttttgGGACAGGTTTTTAATAGTATTCTTTGACATGATGCACAGATGGTTAGGCTTTCAATATCTCTTAGCTCTTTGTGCATTTTGTTGTGAGTGCTCACGGTCAACCCTCAAGAGTGACCACAAATGGACATCTTCAGATAAACACAGGGCCCCTTTGCCTGTCAGGGCTCTCACACCCATCCATGTCTAGCAAAAATTTGAAGTTGCTCTGAAACATGACTTCGTACTAATGGGACCTTCTCCCTTGATGCTTATTCAGTCATGTCACTGAGCAGTGACAAAAAGAGGATGCCATTGCCTCCTGCTGCTTAAGGACCTGCAAAAATAAGATAGCTGAGGATTAGGAGTACCATGTGGTCTTTTGGGAACCAGGTGAATGCTCCTGTTTGATGCCAGCCAGGGCACAGAGGTCTCACCTGAGGTGGCTTGGAGTAACCTGAAGACCTGTGTTGCACAGGGAGCCCAGGCTTTATTGTACTGTTGTTCTGTGTCAGTGGCTTCTGAGAACTTGTTTCTAGGTGTCAAGCTGGATTTGCAGGACATCCGTTTTGCTGTGAATATGAGTGTCTAACAGAAAAACTTGTAAGGGCCACTGTTTCTGCTGGTGGAGTCAGTAGCCATCTGGAGCAGAGGAAGCACTAGAGGAGTTCATTCCTGCATACCTGACTTGGATGAAATTGTAACCAGGGCTTTTCATTACTGTGCATCATAATAAGGGACAAAACAAAGTACTTCTGTGTGTGCAGTCTCAGGCTTGAGCAACACTTCAGATAACAAAATAGTACATTTGATAGATGCATACAATGCCTGTCTGCACATCACAACTGTTTATGTTTTCTAAATTAGCTTGAAGTGTAAAAGCTGTGTATGTCACTGAGTATGGCTGTGTTTacagaacataattttttaaaagcaattccaACCTTTTCCTGGCAATAGAAATGGCAACAGACCTCATGTTAATAGATCGATCTTGTTAAGTCCTTTTATATTATGAAATGTATCTGTGACAGCTGGCATTGTCCTGGACACATTGAATAGAAACCTTTGTACAGTGAAATTCAACTTCAGGTGAACTTTTCCTGAAGTCTGGCTTGTTTATTTCCTAGTATTGATATGGATGACACTACCTCATACAACACAGTGAATTCTCTGCTAGCAGAGTTGCTTGGTCTTTTCTTGAAAACACATCCCCTGCATGGGCATCCATATGCATTAATTGCAGATTGTTTACGTGCCTTTCCTCTAGTTGCCTCAGCAATTCCAGCAGGATTTTACTTGTCAGTGGCgatcccctgggagctgccagctgctgcagctttgctaATGTGAACTTCCTCAGGGGTTTTGGTGCTTTATCTGCTGGGATTCTCTGGGTGCAGGTACTGCGTCCTCTCTTAAACACAAGAGATTTTGGTGCCTTGCTGATGAGGCAGGGTGGTGTTCTGACTGCAAAATAAGGTTGGTTGTCATGGCTGGGAGCCCTGGGAATGTGTGGGGCActcccctgccccttcccagggGCACTGGACCAATGTGCAGCTGACTCCCAGCTGGCCTTTGAGATCTATCTACCTCAAGAAGGTAATTTTTGTGTCTTGTGCCTGTTTCCTGGTTCTTGCAGTGAGGTTTGATCCAGAGGTCAAAGCCCTTGACAGGGCTTGGCTAGAATGGAGATGCTTTAGTTGAGCCACTGAACCTGGGCGGGGAGCCGGGAACATGAACAATGTAACCCCTTGAGGTCCTTTCTTCAGTTGTGCATCCCCAAAATGTGTGTGGTGTACCTCTGAGGAGGCAGGGACCAGGAAGGGAAGGACACCTCTGCCCATATGAGAAGGGGCTCAGTGTCCTTCTGCTGAAATCTCCAACTACAGTGCTTTATGAGACGAGGCACCATCAGGAACTCTTGCTTCACCTTGCCTGTTGCTCTGGTGGGGCCTGtgtttcatcactttgggaagTGATAACATACTGACAACTTTCTATgatttgtgggtgttttttgtttgttgttttcccTTGGAGCCTCTGTGACAGTTTACACTGCTGTAACCACAAACAGCTGGGGACTATATTTTCCAAAAAGGTACTCCGACCATGGGAAGAAGCAAAGGAGGTAttcttctctgctttaaaaaatccaaCTGCAAAAGCTCAGAAAGGTTAGCTTCATATAAATATATCCAAAACATCACTTTTTGGCACACAGGTCAGCCAAGAAGCCGTAACAATTTTTCAGATAGTGATGCCTATCTTCTTTTTCTGATCTAACTCAATTGCTAATTGAATAGGTGAGCCAGGATGCCTTTGTAGGCCCTGTAGCCATAGGTAGAAGCCGTCCCCTCTGATGATTGCCCTGTCACCAGGAGTTGAGCTGCCTTACAGTTTGTACTGTTTGGCAGGGAAACAACTACAGAGACACCACACAGGGCAAGATCCAGCATGAGACAGCTTTTACAAAGCAGCTGCTGATAATAAGGCAGTTAAAGATAAGAGGTGTAACTGGCAGCCATTGTTTCAAGCTGCCATGTGCTGCAAGGTGAAAGGGACAGCAGGTAAGGCAGAGGGAACAGTGAGAAGCAGCCCTATCTTCCTGCACAGATCTGTTATTTTAGCTTTATACAGTGAGAGAAGTCACAAGGAAGGACTCTGTCCCACTGCTTCTCTCCTGCTGCCTAACCCTATCATACCTAGACTTAAAACCTACAATCCACTTGTAGATGTCAAGGAGAGGCAGTGGTTTAAAGTCAGGTCCTGATGCACAGATCCCACTGGCCCTGACTGAATTGACATGAAACCAATGAAAacataatgggaaaaaaagtgaagagtTTCACTAGGAAAGGCTGCTGCATCAAGCACCCTGCTGCGCAGGGCTCAGGCAGCACAGTGGTGCCTAGTTATGAGGTGACACACAGCACATGTATTTCTTCCCATGCATCTCTCACATGCTGTTTAGATGTTAGAGATCTGTGTCtttgtttgaaagacaggtatctgctagggaggggtggggcctctgtaggaatggggaattccaatccaTTCTCTCTAAGTtgttataatttagaaaattaaaggggctttttcaggcagagctatggggaaaggaataacagttctttactagtaaataaggcaaacaaacaacaacaactacagcattaataataaacaactAGGAACTTTGAGGgactttgtttcacaaagcccggggcagtctgatcccttgggactccgagagcaccaagctggaagggtggaaactcccgggctggtggctggagcagtaggatgtcccggcaggcagaggggtgtcaCGGCAGGCGGGGGGGTGCGGGGCTACAGCTTagcacaaagagcagtgctgaagaagccgcgatggctgggcagggctggcccagctccagcagggcaggcgaagggggctctgaattcctgagcacacgagcagatgatggtagatctcCCACGACTGGACTTTCTATTGACAGTGGACTTCTCTCGCAGCAAACTGCAGCCTGGCCCTCCtagctcccccagccctgtcctttccctcccccaaaactcatgtgatctaccccctccctcctccacgTCTTTTGTGTCGGTCAAGCACCCTCTACGCATCAGTACTGAGTCTCTTggcaacttatggggaaaaattccataggaaaaaaacaaacaaacaaacaaaaaacctaacccccaacaatcTGCTGTACTAGAAAAACCCCCACGAGTTATCCACCTACACCTGAATTAGTACAAATTACTTACTGATCTTCTTCATccaaaaaaagcagcagtttctcTTGGTGGCCGAGATGGCCATGAGTGGCACAAGGGGCTTGGTGAAACAAATACTGCCCCTTGCTGCAGCATACTTGATGTTTCCTTCTGTTAAAGCTTAGCTAGAGGAACATTTCAAACTTCCTCAAAGCTAGGAAACAGCTGTTATTCAGCTGGACAGAGAGATTTCATACGTATGTTTTAAAAACCAGTTCATTCCAGGTCTGGCTTTAGCTGCAAAATCTTCAACAGGATCTGTATGGccacaaagaaaagcagagctctgcactaAAAAtcacctgggagcagcagcaggaaaagcacctGTGGTGCTAGGAAAACGGGAAGGTTACAAAAAAGCAATCTGCCCTTCTTTGAGCATGGACTATGGGATAGGGAAGCAGCTCAGCAGTCAGCTCAATGGGACAGCTATCACCAcagtgctggagggaaggaaggacaaccacaatgaagaaaaaaacagactCACACAAATCACCACCGCAACAGCTTAATCTTTACTAATAAAGCCAGAGAACAAAacatcagcatttttttcctcttttttctgcctaaagagcatttccatttttaacacTACTGCTTTTTGCAACAGGTGGACTATTACACACAGACA
This window harbors:
- the VOPP1 gene encoding vesicular, overexpressed in cancer, prosurvival protein 1 isoform X1, producing the protein MEDSSVVEAHLKDGEAEQSCFRPTEDPVCAAVCTEAKKHCWYFEGLYPTYYICRSYEDCCGSRCCVRALSIQRLWYFWFLLMMGVLFCCGAGFFIRRRMYPPPLVEEPTFNVSYTRQPVNTASGSQQPGVPYYTDPGGPVMNPMAMAFHVQPNSPQGNPVYPPPPSYCNTPPPPYEQVVKSST
- the VOPP1 gene encoding vesicular, overexpressed in cancer, prosurvival protein 1 isoform X2: MKRFHPGVALLLSLLWECTEAKKHCWYFEGLYPTYYICRSYEDCCGSRCCVRALSIQRLWYFWFLLMMGVLFCCGAGFFIRRRMYPPPLVEEPTFNVSYTRQPVNTASGSQQPGVPYYTDPGGPVMNPMAMAFHVQPNSPQGNPVYPPPPSYCNTPPPPYEQVVKSST